The proteins below are encoded in one region of Pleuronectes platessa chromosome 12, fPlePla1.1, whole genome shotgun sequence:
- the LOC128453814 gene encoding spermatogenesis-associated protein 48, with amino-acid sequence MSAVWDPFKPFPAEQHVIRRLNYSLYGTGGRNGPAREAGRANSPFDRFRPPAEPVTLAPSRNDVPLLDPCTGQLSAGAEVDLGVKGRPKFIDFHHVASALWVPPGFRERATTAPNPPCVCLDLSENKALNYRRIPDTVFKARTKGSTTADKVQPMHLRLTDKHTGPQDDISSDVRLWTDPVAVRRFRYTSTTHRTYEKVGWETKFPRCLNEPETSLTRKADPLSEGPSTRRYNSRPQLWQSIGAEWSRQQLRPRYDAKKPISFCSGCPRSGQIPLYTGTIGSKNMDSIDNMDDTFQPLTLKRSIVPPYTPTARRTTIPGYIGRAAYADGGADAALPVLAPARSSG; translated from the exons ATGAGTGCGGTTTGGGATCCCTTCAAGCCTTTCCCTGCAGAGCAACATGTCATCAGACGGCTGAACTACAGTTTGTATGGGACTGGTGGTAGAAACGGACCAGCACGAGAAGCTGGAAGAGCAAACTCTCCTTTTGATAGATTTCGGCCGCCTGCTGAACCTGTCACCCTGGCTCCTTCGCGCAACGACGTCCCCCTGCTGGATCCTTGCACTGGTCAGCTGAGCGCAGGAGCGGAGGTGGACctgggggtcaaaggtcgacCGAAATTCATAGATTTCCATCATGTGGCCTCTGCCCTGTGGGTCCCTCCAGGTTTCAGAGAGAGGGCAACAACAGCCCCGAACCCCCCTTGTGTCTGCTTGGACCTGAGTGAGAACAAGGCCTTGAACTACAGGAGGATCCCTGATACAGTCTTCAAAGCAAGAACCAAAG GTTCAACCACTGCTGATAAAGTTCAACCAATGCACCTCAGGCTCACTGATAAACACACTGGACCACAG GATGacatctcctctgatgtgagACTGTGGACAGACCCAGTGGCAGTGCGACGCTTCAGATACACATCTACAACCCACAG GACTTATGAGAAAGTTGGTTGGGAAACGAAGTTCCCACGGTGCTTGAATGAACCAGAAACATCCCTGACAAGAAAGGCTGACCCGCTGAGTGAGGGTCCCTCGACCAGGCGCTACAATAGTAGACCTCAGCTGTGGCAG TCTATAGGAGCTGAGTGGAGCCGGCAGCAGCTTCGACCGAGGTACGATGCCAAGAAACCCATATCGTT tTGCAGCGGATGTCCAAGGTCGGGTCAGATCCCTCTGTACAC TGGTACGATTGGCTCAAAGAACATGGATAGTATTGACAACATGGATGACACCTTTCAGCCGCTCACCCTGAAGAGGAGCATCGTGCCGCCGTACACACCAACAGCACG ACGAACCACGATCCCTGGTTACATAGGCCGGGCTGCCTATGCTGACggtggtgctgatgctgcactCCCTGTCCTGGCTCCTGCTCGCTCCTCTGGGTGA